The segment GCATCCGACAAGGGCGATGTTGTGAATAATAAGCAAAATAATGTAAATTAAATTCTCCATTTCGACCCTCCTTTGTTAAATTATCACTTTTTGGTTTTACGTATGTCCTGAGATAACTTTTCTGCCTGGGCTAATTTTTTAAGTAACATTTCCCTGATAATATCAAAGGCCTTGCCGATCTTTGGATCAACCAGGGAATAATAGATTGTTGTGCCGTCTCTCCGGGTTTTAACAATACCTTTCTCCCTTAAGATACTCAGATGCTGCGAAATATTTGACTGGGGGATATCCGCCATTTCCGCTAATTCGCCCACCGATAATTCTCTCTCTCTCAAAAGATTAAGTATCTCCAGCCGTTTAGGCGAGGTAAAAACCCGGCACATTTCCGCGTGAAGTTCGAATAATTTATGCTCCATAATTTCTCCCTCTCAATGAGCACCGTAATGTCAAAAATCTCTTT is part of the bacterium genome and harbors:
- a CDS encoding metalloregulator ArsR/SmtB family transcription factor, coding for MEHKLFELHAEMCRVFTSPKRLEILNLLRERELSVGELAEMADIPQSNISQHLSILREKGIVKTRRDGTTIYYSLVDPKIGKAFDIIREMLLKKLAQAEKLSQDIRKTKK